A stretch of the Rana temporaria unplaced genomic scaffold, aRanTem1.1, whole genome shotgun sequence genome encodes the following:
- the LOC120922014 gene encoding beta-1,4-galactosyltransferase galt-1-like has product MRTSSRYMFCTLSVFVCLAVIYYSYHIEIRHQKMRSQELPIATDTITALDNRTFIISPYYEPRVGQLVRVIAIIHVSVKELYCIFHCSSNQNVFVRAQIDLHGDRFEFPYGTADLLCAEPSGCDYTYMSFSSTISTNTSQNLLFKVRNRPPQPISSNFTVCISTLYGNYSNVLQMIQSIEMYKILGASKITIYKTNCSQDVDKVLRHYVDEGTLEVVPWPIDRHLRTSTEWHYYNGLNAEIGYFGQTASLNDCLYSNMYKSRFLLLNDIDEIILPIKDWDWSSLMENLQNKYPNTSVFHFESHLFPIPVNNSVFDLWPHVPGLNILTYRLRQPNKGDNFNAPKMIMNPRDVFQTSIHLAETRKQKTNVGEDTAILFHCKIKYKFTVEDLVPHDRLMRYNLSLVPNVDKVIQGLFPQK; this is encoded by the coding sequence ATGCGGACATCTTCTAGATACATGTTCTGCACATTGTCCGTATTTGTGTGCCTTGCTGTCATTTATTACTCCTACCATATAGAAATCAGACATCAGAAGATGAGATCCCAGGAACTTCCCATTGCCACAGACACCATCACAGCTCTGGACAATCGAACATTTATCATCTCTCCGTATTATGAGCCTAGAGTTGGCCAATTAGTCCGGGTCATCGCCATCATCCATGTGTCTGTGAAAGAACTCTACTGTATCTTCCATTGTTCCTCCAATCAGAATGTCTTTGTGAGGGCACAAATAGATCTTCATGGTGACAGATTTGAGTTCCCGTATGGAACAGCAGATCTTCTATGTGCAGAACCTTCCGGGTGTGATTACACTTATATGTCTTTCTCTTCAACTATCTCCACAAACACAAGTCAGAATCTTCTGTTTAAAGTCAGGAACCGTCCACCACAGCCAATCTCCTCCAATTTCACCGTCTGTATCTCTACTTTGTATGGAAACTACAGCAATGTCCTCCAGATGATCCAGAGTATTGAGATGTACAAGATTCTGGGGGCCTCGAAGATCACCATCTATAAAACCAACTGTTCCCAGGATGTAGATAAGGTGTTACGTCATTACGTTGATGAAGGAACTCTAGAGGTGGTGCCATGGCCAATAGACCGCCATCTTCGGACATCAACAGAATGGCATTATTACAACGGACTCAACGCTGAGATTGGATATTTCGGACAAACTGCATCCCTAAATGATTGTCTATACAGCAACATGTACAAAAGTAGGTTTCTTCTCCTCAATGACATTGATGAAATTATTCTTCCAATCAAGGACTGGGACTGGTCATCCCTGATGGAGAATCTCCAGAATAAATACCCAAATACAAGTGTCTTCCACTTTGAGAGTCATCTCTTCCCCATTCCAGTCAACAACTCCGTATTTGACCTGTGGCCCCATGTTCCCGGGCTCAATATTCTCACTTACCGTctccgacagcctaacaagggggATAACTTCAATGCCCCCAAAATGATTATGAATCCCCGAGACGTATTTCAAACCTCCATTCACTTAGCTGAGACACGCAAACAAAAAACGAATGTAGGAGAAGATACGGCCATTCTCTTCCACTGTAAAATAAAGTACAAATTCACAGTAGAGGACCTCGTTCCACATGATAGGTTGATGAGATACAATCTTTCCTTAGTGCCCAATGTAGATAAGGTGATTCAAGGACTTTTCCCTCAGAaatag